The Bryobacteraceae bacterium genomic sequence GCTGGACGGCGCGCTCGGCGCAAAGGATTCCGATGCCGCGCTGATGATCAGCGCCAATCAGGAGTTGAGCCACTTCCCTCCTCCGAGTTGGCAGTGCTATACGGCCGCCGGCGCCGACGCCTCCGGGCACTCGAACATCTGCATCTGGTACGGCGCCTTCGACGATCCCGGCTGCGTCGAACTCTACATCCGCGACCATGGAGTCAATAACGACGTCGTCGGCCACCGCCGCTGGCTCCTTTTTCCCTCGACGACCGTGATGGCCACCGGCGATGTCCGCCAGAGCGTCTCCTCGGGCGCTACCTATCCCACGGCGAACGCGATCTGGGTTCTCCCGTCGAGCTACCCGCCTCGGCCGGCCACCCGCGACGACTTCGTCGCCTGGCCCCCGAAAGGCTACGTCCCCTACCAGGTCGTTCCGCCCCGCTGGTCGATCTCGTACCCAAGCGCCAATTTCTCCGGAGCCAACGTGACGATGACCCGTGGCGGATCGAGCATCCCGCTCGTGCTCGAGCCGATCGAAAACGGCTACGGGGAGAACACCCTCGTCTGGGTGGCGAACAACCTCGACCCCGATAACTTCCAGTCCAACTGGGCCAGACCAACCGGCGACGAAACGGTCCACGTCACCGTCGCGAACGCCACTGTCGGCGGCTCCCCGCGGACATTCACCTATGACGTCGTCATTTTCGATCCCGACGGCGGTAACTCCTGCGGCTACACGCTCGTCCCGCCGTCACCCGTCTCGGCGAGCGCATCGGGACTCTCCGGCGTCGGCGTACTGGTCCAAACAACCGCCGGATGCGCCTGGACCGCAACGAGCCCGGTGAGCTGGGTGACCATCACCGCCGGCGCTTCCGGTAGCGGACCAGGGAGCGTTTCGTTCAACATCGCCGCCAATCCCGGCCCCGGAACGCGGTCGACAACCATCACCGTCGCCGGGCAGCCGTACACAATCAACCAAGCCGCGCCAATCGCGCCTCCGCCGAACACCGCGCCGGAGGTTCCCTCGTTCTCGCCGACTTCGGGCTCCGGGCTCACCACATCGTTCCAGGTCGTCGCCCGCGACGCCAACGGGTTCGCGGACCTGGCAGTGGTCAACCTGCTGATCAACTCCGCGCTCGACGGCCGCAACGCCTGCTACGCCGCCTACACGCGCGCGGACAACATGCTCTACCTGGTGAACGACCAGGGATCGGCGCTCCTGCCCGGCATGCTGCTGAACGGCAGCGGGTCGATTTCGAATAGCGCCTGCACGATATCCGGCGCGGGCTCATCGGCGACGCCGAGCGGCCTCACGCTGTCGCTCACGCTCAAGGTGACCTTCAACCAGCTGTCCTTCTCCGGCGACAAAGTGGTGTACGCCGCCGCGCGCGACGTCGCCAACGCCAGCACCGGATGGCGGACGAAGGGCGTCTGGCGGGTCCCGCAGGCGGCCGGAGTCTTCACCGTGGCCTCCGTCGCTCCGGCGTCGGGAACGGTGACGCAAGCGCAACTCACCGCCGTGTTCCGCCACTCCACTTCCGGCGCCAGCATCACCAACGCGCAACTCCTCATCAATGCGGATCTCAACGCGAACGGCGCCTGC encodes the following:
- a CDS encoding BACON domain-containing carbohydrate-binding protein, producing the protein MLVLCALCAASAVSQVETAPAPELGPAPIAPDRGKLSDAQRYRGAAPAAAAGWIDTSNRETVRSLYKNVLEATTGVPMGWTGAITGCVVGGTTQTYKDAVLQRINWFRGMAGVPAGVTLDGALGAKDSDAALMISANQELSHFPPPSWQCYTAAGADASGHSNICIWYGAFDDPGCVELYIRDHGVNNDVVGHRRWLLFPSTTVMATGDVRQSVSSGATYPTANAIWVLPSSYPPRPATRDDFVAWPPKGYVPYQVVPPRWSISYPSANFSGANVTMTRGGSSIPLVLEPIENGYGENTLVWVANNLDPDNFQSNWARPTGDETVHVTVANATVGGSPRTFTYDVVIFDPDGGNSCGYTLVPPSPVSASASGLSGVGVLVQTTAGCAWTATSPVSWVTITAGASGSGPGSVSFNIAANPGPGTRSTTITVAGQPYTINQAAPIAPPPNTAPEVPSFSPTSGSGLTTSFQVVARDANGFADLAVVNLLINSALDGRNACYAAYTRADNMLYLVNDQGSALLPGMLLNGSGSISNSACTISGAGSSATPSGLTLSLTLKVTFNQLSFSGDKVVYAAARDVANASTGWRTKGVWRVPQAAGVFTVASVAPASGTVTQAQLTAVFRHSTSGASITNAQLLINADLNANGACYAGFVAAGSQLFLVKDSGPSAGLIGPLTAGGSIANSQCRVSALSSSVSGTDLTVNMTVEFLGTFKGPKLVYTAAQRIVGSGVAENTGWRPMSLWTIP